In Mycetocola spongiae, the genomic stretch GGATCAGGCCCGCTCGCGCCATACCGGCGGCTCCGGCCTGGGCCTGTCCATCGTGAAGCACACCGTGCAGAATCACGGCGGAGAGGTGCGGGTATGGTCCCGCGTGGGCCAGGGGTCCACGTTCACCATTCGCCTGCCCGAGGCCTCGGCCGATGCCCGGGCCCAGATTGACCAGCTTTCAGCCAGTACCAGCACAGAGGAGAACTAAATGCCCCGCATCCTGCTCGTCGAGGACGAACCCTCGCTCAGCGAACCGCTCATCTATCTGCTGGAGCGCGAGGGCTATACGGTGGAGCTCGCCGAGGACGGCCCCGCCGCGGTGGCCGCTTTCCAGGCCACGCCCGCGGACCTGATCCTGCTGGACCTGATGCTCCCCGGGATGCCCGGCACCGAGGTATGCCGCCAGATCCGCCAGGACTCGGCCGTGCCCATCATCATGGTCACCGCAAAATCCGATGAGGTGGATATCGTGGTGGGCCTGGAACTGGGGGCCGATGACTACATCACCAAGCCCTATAAGAGCCGCGAGCTCCTGGCCCGCGTGCGCGCAGTTCTGCGCCGCCGCGTGAGCGAGGAGGAGGATCCCGGGCTGGACGATACCGTGCTGGGCGCGGGCACCGTGGTCATGGACCTGAACCGCCATACCGTGCAGGTGCGCGGAGAAAACGTCGCGATGCCGCTGAAGGAATTTGAGCTGCTGGAGATGCTGCTGCGTAATACCGGCCGCGTACTCACCCGCGGTCAGCTGATTGACCGGGTCTGGGGCAGCGATTATTTTGGCGATACCAAGACGCTGGACGTGCACATTAAGCGCATCCGCTCGCGGATCGAGGATGTGCCCTCCGAGCCGAAGATGCTGCTGACCGTGCGCGGCCTGGGCTACCGCTTCGAGGGATAACCGGCGCAGCAGCACAAAGGGCCCCCGTCGGTGACGGGGGCCCTTTGTGCTGGTGGAGAGGATCGGTTAGTGGCCGGTCTTCTGCTCGGTGGCGCCGTCCACGGCGTCGTCGATTTCCACGGTGGCCGAGGAGCTCGGGATCGGCTCCGGGGTCAGGTTGCTGTACTCCTCGAGGACCGGGTCGAGCACGGGAACCCGCACCTCGGAGCCGGTCTCATCGGCGTACTGGAAGAACACGGCGGCATCGGCACCGGAGGGCGTGGTGAGGCCCTCGAGGAGGATGCCGGATTCCTTGCCCACGCCAAATGCGGTGGAGCCGGAGGCCTTCACCTCGACGGTGACGGAGCCACCCGGGTACTCGATCAGCAGGTCCTGGGGCTTATCGCCCTGGTTGATCACGGTGACGGCAAGCACGCCGTTCTTCTTGCCATCGGCGATGATCAGGGCGTTGCGGATATCAAGCGAACCCACGTTGGTGCCGATTCCGTCGCTCGCATCGTACTGCTTCAGGGTGGCCTGCGGGGCAATCATGTTGCAGCCGGCGGTGCCGATCAAAACGGTTGCGGCAAGAACGGCCGTGGTCAAGTAACGCGCCTTCACTGGTCCTCCAAGAACAAGACGGGTGGCAGGCGCGCAGGATTACACGCATGCGAGGGCTAGAACAACCACCAGTCTAGCCTGAGTGGTTGCGGGCGCGTGACCGCAAAACGAGTATTATCACATACCGTTGCCGGTTCGCGGGAAACCGCGGAGCATAATGACAGGGAGCGGCCGGCCCGGAAAACGCCGTGCCGCCGTGCTCGCCGCGGGCGCGTCCCGGCCCGATACGCGCGGGCTGCCCCGCCGCGGCGAAGTGCCCGCTACGCTCGAAACATGAGTGTTGAACCCGTTGTGGCCGTAATCGTCGTCGCCGCCGGCAGTGGAACCCGCCTCGGCGGCGATCTGCCCAAGGCCTTCCGCCCGCTCGCGGGCCGCAGCATCCTGGAACACGCACTGCATCCGGTCTTTGAGATGCGCCGCGAGGCGCAGGTGGTCGTGGTCGCCCCCGAGGCCTTTCGGGGCGAGGCACAGACGATGCTGACCCACGTGGCGGGTGCCGCCCAGGAGTATGCCTCCGTGGTGGTGGGTGGGGCCAGCCGCCAGGAGTCCGTGGCCGCGGGCCTTGGTGCGCTCCTGCCCTCGGTGCGGATCGTGCTGGTACACGATGCCGCGCGCGCCCTGACCCCGGTGAGCCTGCTGGATAACGTGGTGGACGCCGTGGCCGCCAATGCCCGCGGCATCGTCCCGGGTCTTGCCGTGACCGACACCATTAAACGCGTGGACTCCGAGGAGATGGTGGTGGAGACCGTGGACCGCGAGGAACTGCGCGCGATGCAGACCCCGCAGGGTTTCCCGCGCCACGCGCTGGATGCCGCATATGCCCGGGCGGATAGCGAATATACCGATGATGCCGCGCTCTTTGCCGCGGCCGGCGGCAGCGTTGCGCTGATCCCCGGGGACGCCCGCGCCTTTAAAATCACCACGCCCTGGGACCTGAACCGCGCCGAACACCTCTTGCGCCCGAGCGGCACGGAGGGCATCCGCGTGGGGGTCGGCGTGGACGTGCACGCCTATGACGATAATCAGGAGCTGTGGCTGGCCGGGCTGCACTGGCCGGGGGAGACCGGGCTGGCCGGGCATAGCGATGGCGATGCCGTGGCCCATGCCATGACCGACGCTCTACTCAGCGCCGCGCGCCTCGGCGATATCGGGTCGATGTTTGGCACCGATGACCCGCGGTTTGCGCAGGCCTGCGGCGAGGTCTTCCTGATTGCCACGCGCGAGCGCCTGATCGCCGCGGGATTCCATATCGAAAACGTCGCGGTGCAGGTGATCGGTAACTCCCCGCGCTTCTCCGCGCGCCGCACCGAGGCCGAGGCCGTGCTTTCGGGCCTGATCGGGGCACCCGTGAGCCTGAGCGCCACCACCACGGACCGGCTGGGTTTTGCCGGCCGCGGCGAGGGCCTCACGGCAATCGCCACGGCCTCGCTGCGCGCCACCACCGCCGGATAACACCCTTAGTTCACCCGATTCTCCGGGAAATCCTGCGAGATATTGGGTGCCCGGCGTGCCGAGAGCCCGCGCGCCAAGTAGTCTTAGAGGCGTGGCACTGCACCTCTATGACTCCAAGGCTCAAGAACTTCGCGAATTTACCCCGTTAAATCCGGGTGAAGCGGGTATCTACGTTTGTGGACCCACCGTGCAGTCCTCCCCGCATATCGGCCATCTGCGCTCGGCGCTGGTTTATGATCAGCTGCGCCGCTGGCTCGATTATTCGGGCTATCGCGTGACCCTCGTGCGCAATGTCACCGATATCGACGATAAGGTCCTGGCCAATGCCACCGACGCCGAGCCCTGGTGGGCCCTCGCGTATCGCATGGAGCTGGAGTTTAACGACGGCTACCGGGCGCTGGGCATCGCCCCGCCCACCTATGAGCCGCGCGCGACCGCGAGTATCCAGCAGATGCACGAGATCATCCTGCGCCTGATCGATCGTGGCCATGCCTATGCCGCCTCCGATGACTCGGGCGATGTGTATTTTGATGTGCGCAGCTGGCCTGCCTATGGTGCGCTCACGCGCCAGAGCGTGGACGCCATGGAGGACGCCACCGACGCCGATCCGCGTGGTAAGCGCGATCCGCATGATTTTGCGCTGTGGAAGGGCCGCAAGGACGGCGAGCCCGCCTCCGCCACCTGGTCAAGCCCGTGGGGCCCCGGCCGCCCCGGCTGGCATATCGAATGCTCGGCCATGTCGAGCCGTTATCTCGGCGGCAGTTTTGATATTCACGGCGGTGGGCTCGACCTGCGCTTCCCGCATCACGAGAACGAGCTGGCCCAGTCCACCGCGGCGGGAGACGGTTTTGCCTCCTATTGGGTGCATAACGGCCTCGTGAACGTGGGGGGACAAAAGATGTCCAAGTCCCTCGGTAACTCGCTCTTCGCCGCCGATCTGCTGGCCTCGGCCCGCCCGATTGTGCTGCGCTATTACCTGGGCCAGGCCCACTACCGTTCCACGATTGATTTCCACGACGGCGCGCTCGATGAGGCCGCCGCGGCGCTGGACCGGATCGAGAGTTTCCTCGATCGGGTGGAGCGCCGCCTGGCCGAGACCCGCTTTGCCGGGTCCGGTACCCCCGTGCCGCCCGCGGATTTTGTGGCGGCGATGGACGATGATTTGGCCGTTCCCCAGGCGCTTGCGGTGTTGCACGACACCATTCGCTCGGGTAATGCCGCAATCGACGGCGATGATTTGGCCGCCGCCGCTACCGCCCAGGCCGAGGTCATTGCCATGACCAATATCCTCGGCATCAACCCACTTTCGGCAACCTGGAACGAGACGGGGGAGAGCGCGGCACTATTCGCACTGGACCCCCTGGTTCAGCGGTTGCTGGGGCAACGCGAACAGGCTCGGGCCGACCGAGACTTCGCCACCGCTGACCGTATCCGTGATGACCTCCAGGCCGCGGGGATCACGATTGAAGACACCCCCTCCGGGGCACATTGGAGTATTGATGGCTAGTAATAACGGACGTCCGGGCGCGATGCGCAAGGCGAAGAAGGGTGCCAGCAAGGGCACCGGTGGCCTCGGCCGCAAGTCCCTCGAGGGCAAGGGCCCGACCCCCAAGGCCGAGGACCGCACGTATCACGTGGCCGGCAAGCGTAAGCTCGCCCAGGAGCGCCTCGCCGCCGCGCGCGGCGGTCGTGGACCCGCGGCCTCCAAGCGCACCGATGCCAATTCCTCCACCGCCGCCCCGGCCCCCCAGCCGCGCCGGCAGAAGGCCCGCCAGGCCGATGAGTCGGAGATCGTCACCGGTCGCAACGCCGTGCTTGAGGCGCTGCGCGCGAAGATCCCCGCGAGTGCCCTGTATATGGCCACGCGCATCGAATACGATGAGCGCGTAAAGGAGATCATCACGATCGCCACGGGTCGTGGCATCCCGATTCTTGAGGTCATGCGTCCCGAGCTGGACCGCATGGTCAGCTTCGACTCGGTGCACCAGGGCCTCGCGCTGAAGGTGCCGCCGTATAAGTACGAGCACCCCGAGGAGCTGCTGCAGAAGACCATCTCGCGCGCCCAGAAGCCGCTGTTTGTGGCCCTGGACGGCATCACCGATCCCCGCAACCTCGGCGCGATCCTGCGCTCGACCGCCGCCTTCGGCGGGCAGGGCGTTATCGTGCCGCAGCGTCGCTCGGTGGGCATGACCGCCTCGGCCTGGCGCACGTCGGCCGGTGCCGCGGCGCGTACCCCCGTGGCGATGGCCACCAACCTCACGCAGACCATCAAGGCCTTTAAGGCGGCGGGCGTCTTTGTGATTGGTCTCGACGGCGGCGGCGATACCATGCTTCCGGGCCTGGAACTGGCCGATCGCCCGATCCTGATCGTGGTGGGTAGCGAGGGCAAGGGCCTGTCCCGCCTGGTTACCGAGAACTGCGATGCGATCGTCTCGATTCCGATCAGCGCGGCCACCGAGTCGCTGAACGCCGGTATTGCTGCGTCGGTCACGCTCTACGAGATCTCGCGCCTGCGCGCCGAGACCGCGGCCGCCAAAAAATAGCGGTGAGAAAAACCCCCGCATTCCGGCCAGGCCGGAATGCGGGGGTTTTTATTTTAAGCGCTAGACCAGGTCGCGCCAATCGGTGCCGGGCGGGGCCTCCTCGATATCCTCGGGCAGCGTGATTGCCTCGGTCGCGGGGGCGATCACGGTGGCCTCATCGCGGCGGTGACGCAGCACATCGTTGATATATGAGCTGAGCGCCTCCGCGAGCGGCACGTCGCGCCCCGACATCTCGGAGAGGTGCCAGCGGTGCTCCAGCAGCTGGTGGAAGACCTCGGCCGGCTCCAGCTTGCCCTTCAGATCGCGCGGGATCGCCTTCACGACCGGCTCAAAGACGCGGATCAGCCACTCGTGTGCCACCATCTCCTCGTCCAGGTCCTGCTTGCCGTTTGCGGCGATATAGGCGTCGAGGTCGTTCAGGAGTCGGCGGGCCTGGTTTTCTCCCGTGTCCAGGCCCGTGAGGCGCAGCAGGCGGCGCTGGTGGTGTCCGGCGTCCACCACCTTGGGCTGGATGCGCACGGTGGTGCCGGCCTCATCGGTGCGGATCGCGAGCTCCTCGATATCAAATCCCAGCTCGTTCAGGCGGTCCACGCGCGAGCTGATCCGCCAGCGCTCGGTGGACGAGAAGGACTCGGATTCGGTCAGCTCGGTCCACAGCGAGCGATAGGCAGCGACGATTCCATTGGAGAGCTTCACGGGGTCCAGGTCCTCATCGGCCCGGCCCCCCGCCTCCAGGTCCATCAGCTCGCCCGCGATATTTACGCGCGCGATCTCGAGGTCGTTTTCGCGCTGCCCGTTGGAGAGCCCGCCCGGGTAGAGCTTGCCGGTTTCGGCGTCCACCAGATACGCGGCAAATGCGCCGGCATCGCGGCGGAAGAGCGTATTGGACAGCGAGACATCGCCCCAGAAGAAGCCCACGATATGCAGGCGCACCAGCAGCACCGCGAGGGCGTCCACCAGCCGCGTCGCGGTATCGGGGCGCAACTGCTGCGAGAATAGCGCGCGATAGGGGAGCGAGAAGCGCAGGTGTCGCGTGACCAGCACGGAGGGCAGTTCATCGCCGTGGCCGGTGGCCCGGCCGGTGATGACGGCCAGGGGGTCCACGCAGGGGATATCAAGGCGCTGCAGCGTGCGCAACATGTCGTATTCGCCGCGGGCCATCTCCGTGGTGGTCTCCTTCACGGCCACCACATAGCCGGAGAGATTCGCGAAGCGCACGAGGTGGCGCGAGATTCCCTTCGGCAGTGACGCGATAGTCTCGCTCGGCCAGGCCTCGAGGGGCAGGTCCCAGGGGAGGTCCAGCAGGGCGGGGTCAACGGTGGCCGACGTGATATTCAGCGATCCACTCATGGTGCTCCTTAACGCAAAAATCGGTCTCGCTCGGCAATGAGCCGAGTCGAAACCGAGCTCGAAACCGCGGGGTACGGATGCGTTCGCGGTGCCGGGGAAACCCCGACACCGCGAACGCGAGGGCCGTGATTAGGCCGAAACGGTGGGCTTGCTCAGGCGCAGGCCGGACTCGACGTCGAAGACGTGCAGGTGGTTCGGGAGAACCTCCAGGCGCACGGTCTCTCCGGCGTAGGGGTGGATGCGGCCGTCAACGCGGGCAACCAGGTCGGTACGGATGCCGTCGATATCGGCGTGACCGTAGAGGTAGCCATCGGCTCCGAGCTCCTCCACGAGGTCAACAACCACCTCGAGGCCCGCGTTGGGGTCCTCGGTGACGCGGATGTCCTCGGGGCGCACACCGATGGTGGCCTTGGGGGCGGAGGTCTGCGAGAGGGTCTCGCGCTCCACCGGGACGATGGAGGAACCGAACTGGGCGCCGCCGTCGGTCAGGCCCACCTGGAGCAGGTTCATTGCGGGCGAACCGATGAAGCCGGCCACGAAGACGTTCTCGGGCTTCTCGTACAGGTCGCGGGGGGTTCCCACCTGCTGGAGCAGTCCGTCCTTGAGCACGGCGATGCGGTCACCCATGGTGAGCGCCTCGGTCTGGTCGTGGGTCACATATACGGTGGTGACGCCGAGGCGGCGCTGCAGCGATGCGATCTGGGTACGGGTCTGTACGCGCAGCTTGGCGTCGAGGTTCGACAGCGGCTCGTCCATGAGGAATACCTGGGGCTGACGCACGATTGCGCGACCCATGGCCACACGCTGACGCTGACCACCCGAGAGGGCCTTGGGCTTGCGGGTGAGGTAGTCCTCGAGGTCGAGGAGCTTGGCTGCCTCCAGGACACGAGCGGCACGCTCCTCCTTGCCCACGCCGGCGATCTTCAGGGCGAAGCCCATGTTCTCGGCCACGGTCATGTGGGGGTAGAGCGCGTAGTTCTGGAAGACCATGGCGATGTCACGGTCCTTCGGGGGGATATCGGTGACGTCGCGGTCACCGATCAGGATGCGGCCGTCGTTAACCTCTTCGAGGCCGGCGAGCATGCGCAGCGACGTGGACTTACCACAGCCGGAGGGGCCAACCAGGACGAGGAATTCGCCATCCGCGACCTCGAGGTTGAGCTTATCTACCGCGGCGCGGGTTCCGCCCGGGTACATGCGTGTTGCGTTATCAAAAGTGACCGAAGCCATTTTCTTCTCCTTCACCGGCAGGTACGTGCCGGACGATCCGTTGTGATGGATACCCCGCCGCGATAACACGTGCGGGGGTGCGACGACAGTGGCGCTAGGCCAGTATGGCACGCTTTTGATACGACGCGAACTGTATACAAAATAACAATTCAATTCCATTCGTTTGGCTATTATGCAGGCAGGACATTTACGATAGGTAGGTGTGTGCCGTGTCGGATGGCACAGAGCGCACGTATCTGAAGCGAGGATCTATGAGTAACAGCACCGAACCCGATCGCCAGGAAGGCTCATCGGTACGCGAATCGGTGCGCGTCCGTGCCGCGGAAATCCGTAGCGCGCAGCGCAAAAAAGACATCGCGCTCCGCTCCCTGCTGATCGGCGCGGGCGTGATCGTGGTTGCCGCAATCGTGGTCGCCGTGACCATGACCTTCGCCACCACCGAGACCTCGGCCAATACCGGGCCGGCCAATATGGCGAGCAACGGTGCCGTGGTGGGCGCCGATCTGAAAACCGTGCGCACCGAGTCCCTTCCCGTGACCGATGCCCCCCGACCCACGCCGATCGATCCGGCCGTCCCCAATATTCGGGTTTATATCGACTACCTCAGCGCCGATAGCGGCGAGTTTGAGAAGGCCAATGGCGAGCTGCTGAAGGGCTTCGCCCAGGACGGCGTGGCCACGGTGGAGATTCACCCGCTGGCCATCCTCACCGGTAAGTCCGCGGGCAGCCAGTATTCGCTGCGCTCGGCCAATGCCGCCGCCTGCGTGGCCAATTATTCGCCCGATACGTTCTTCGCCTTTAACCAGGCGCTCTTTGCCGATCAGCCCACCGAGGGCACCACGGGCCACGACGATAAGAAGCTGCTGAGCATCGCATCGCAGGCCGGGGCGAGCGATACCCGCGAGATCGGTAAGTGCATCGATAAGGTCACCTATAAGACCTGGGTGTCCAATGCCACCGATCGCGCCCTCGCGGATCCGATTCCGGACTCCAAGCTCGACCGCCTGAAGGGCGTTCCGACCATCATCGTGAACGATAAGGTCTATACCGGAGCCCCCGGCGATAGCAAGGAATTCCGCGCGTTTGTCCTCTCCGTTGCGAGCGAGGCACAGAATAAGGCCACCGCGAGCGCAACCCCCGAGCCTGCCGAGGAGGCCCCCGCGGAGGAGGCTCCCGCCGAGGAGGCCCCCGCCGCGGGCTAGTCCGCGCCGCGGCACACCGGTGCGCGGGTGGCGGCAGGCCCGCCTCCGTGCCCTATAATTGGACCGTGCCGACCGCGGCACCAACCGCCGTTTTAGCTCAGTTGGTAGAGCACCGCACTTGTAATGCGAAGGTCGCGAGTTCGATTCTCGCAAACGGCTCCACCCCACCGCCCGTCCGGATTCCCCGGCCGGGCGGTGTTGTTTTTAAGGGGAAAACCCACTCCGGAATCCTTATTCTGAATATTGAATACAATTCTCGGTCCCCCGTGGGAGGCGCGGAATTCCGGGATTCTTGACCCACGCACCCGGCCTCGGGAGGACCAATAACCCGCGAATAATTCGGGGGATCGGGCAAACCTATGCGAAAATGGGCCGGTGAATAGCGAAAAAGAGGCCGTACCGGTGAGACACGTTGAACCCGAGGAGGGGGACCGTAGCTTCTTCGGACAGCCCCGCGGCCTGGCCACACTCTTTGGTGTGGAAATGTGGGAGCGCTTCTCCTTCTACGGAATGCAGGGCATCCTCGCGTTCTACCTCTACTTCTCCGCCGTGGACGGCGGCCTGGGCATGGAGCAGTCCACCGCCCTGGGAATCGTGGGCGCCTATGGTGGAACCGTCTACCTGTTCACGATCGTCGGCGCCTGGCTCGCCGACCGGGTCCTCGGCCCCGAGCGCGTGCTGTTCTATTCCGCCGTGGTCATCATGCTGGGACATATCTGCCTCGCCGTGATTCCCGGCTTTATCGGTGTGGCCGTGGGTCTGGTCTTTGTGGCCCTGGGCAGTGGTGGGCTGAAGGCCAATGCCACGAGCATCGTGGGTCTGCTCTATACGGCCAAGGATTCGCGCCGCGATGCGGGCTTCTCGCTGTTCTACCTCGGAATTAACGTGGGAGGCTTCCTCGGCCCGATCCTGACCGGGCTGGTCCAGAGCACGGTCGGATTCCACTATGCGTTTGGCCTCGCCGCGCTGGGCATGGCCGCGGGCCTGACCCAGTACGCCTTTGGCCGTCGCCGCCTGCCCGTTGCCGCACAGGCCGTGGCCAATCCGCTGCCGCGTGCCGAGCGCGGGCGCTGGATCCTGATCACCATTGCGGCGATTGCCGTGATCGCCGTTCTGCTGCTGACGGGTGTGGTGACGGCCGAAAATATCGCCGTGAGCGTGTCCATCCTGATCAGCGCGGCAGCGGTCGTCTATTTTGCTGTGATCCTCTCCAGCAAAAAGATCACCACCATCGAGCGTCGCCGCGTATACGGCTTTATTCCGCTCTTCCTGGGCAGCGTGGCGTTCTGGGCCCTGTATATGCAGCAGTTCACCGTGCTTGCCGCGTATTCGGATTCCCGCCTGAACCGCGTGGTATTCGGCTGGGAGATGCCGCCGTCCTGGGTGCAGTCGATCAACCCGATTTTTGTCATGATCCTCTCCGGTGTCTTCGCGGCACTGTGGACCAAGCTGGGTAATCGCCAGCCCAGTACCCCGGTCAAGTTCAGCCTCTCGATCATCGGTATCGGTGTGGCCTTCCTCCTGTTCCTGCCGATGTCCGGCGGTGGCCCCGGCAGTGCACCGCTGCTGGCCCTGGTGGGTATCCTGTTCATCTTCACGGTCTCCGAGCTGCTGCTCTCGCCCGTGGGCCTGTCGGTGGCCACCAAGCTGGCCCCGGCCGCGTTCCACACCCAGATGGTGGCGCTCTTTTTCCTCTCGGTCTCGCTGGGTTCGGCGCTGTCCGGATCGCTCGCCCAGTTCTATTCGGCCCAGACCGAGGTTCCGTATTTTGGAATTCTGGGTGCCGTGTCCATCGTGATCGGGCTCGCGCTGCTGCTCCTGCGTGGCCCCATCCTGCGACTCTTTGCGGGAGTGCGCTAGCGGGAGGGCTAGGCTGGGGTCTTTGAGGACGGAGGAACCCCGATGCCGCAGACCGCACAGAAACACCCGTTTCCGCGCTGGATAGCCCTGCCGATCGCGATGCTCGTGGGCGCGATGATGGCGACCCAGGTGCGGATCAACGGCGAACTCGGTTCGCGCCTGGACGATGGCTTCACGGCCGCCGCGAGCGCCTTTGGCATGGGGTTCCTGCTGTGCCTGATCGCGGTCAGTTTCTCGCCCGTGGCCCGTGCCGGGTTGCGCCGGGTGGTCCGTGGCCTGCGCGACGGAAGCATTCCCTGGTTTACCGTGCTGGGTGGCCTCGGTGGTGCCTTTTTTGTGCTGAGCCAGAGCCTGGTGGGGGCGCTCGTGGGAATCGCCATGTTCAGTGTGGCCGTCGTGGCCGGACAAACCCTCTCCGGGCTGGTGATCGACGGCGTGGGCTTTGGCCCGAGCGGCCGCGTGGCGCTCACCGTGGCCCGGCTGGGCGGGGCCGTGCTGATCCTCGGGGCCGTGGGCTGGTCGGTCTCCGGGAAACTCGCGGAGAATATCGGAATCGGGGCGCTTGCCCTGCCCGTGATCTCGGGAATCCTGGTGGGCCTGCAGCAGGCCGTAAACGGGCGCGTGCGCGTGGCCGCCGGCAGCACCCTATCCGCGACCTTTATCAACTTCATCGTGGGCAGCGTGGTGCTCACCTCGGTGGCCCTGATTCATGGGCTTCTCCAGCCGCATACGCTGGTATTTCCCTCCAACCCGCTGCTGTATCTTGGCGGCGTGCTCGGGGTCACCTTCATCGCACTCTCGGCGTTTATCGTGCAGCACACAGGGGTATTGCTCCTCGGAATGGGTACCGTGGCCGGTCAGCTCATCACCGGGGTGATCCTGGACATCGTGGATCACGGGGTGGCCGGGGTGGGGTTTTCCACCATCGGTGGGGCCGCGCTGGCCCTGATCGCGGCGCTGATTGCAAGCCTGCCCTCCCCGGCGCTCGCGCGTGGACACCGCATCGTGGACCCGCTGTCCTAGAAACCCAGAACGGCCCCGCTCCCCTTCGGGAGCGGGGCCGTTTTGCCATGGGCTAGGACAGGGTGCCCAGGAAGCGTTCGGGGTCGATCTCCTTGCGGCGTCCGGGCTTGGCATCGGCGGGAATGCCTCCCACATAGAGCCAGCCAAGAAGCTGCTCGCCGTGGGAGAGCCCGTGCATGCGGGCCACGGGCTCGCTGCGCGTGAGTCCGCCGGTGCGCCAGAGCACACCCCAGCCGGCCTCGTGCAGCAGCAGGCTCAGCACATGAGCCACTCCGCTGGCCACGGCCTCCTGCTCCCAGTACGGCACCTTTTTGCTCTCGCGCGGGGAGACCACCACCGCGATCAGCAGCTCGGCCCGCAGGGGCTTGGAGGAGGGCTTTTTCTCCCCCTCGGCCTCGGCCAGGGCCTCACCCAGGCGCAGGCGATCCTCGCCGCGCAGCTCGATCAGGCGCCACGGCGCCAGGGAGGAGTGGTCGGCCACGCGGCCGGCCGCGGCCACCAGGCGCGCGAGCTCCTCGTGACTCGGCGCCTCGGGCGTGACCTTCGACCAGGATCTGCGGGCCAGCGCGGCCCGGTAGGCGCCGTCGCTCACTCGGCCGCCGGGGAGAAGTCCAGGGCGATCGAG encodes the following:
- a CDS encoding response regulator transcription factor; the encoded protein is MPRILLVEDEPSLSEPLIYLLEREGYTVELAEDGPAAVAAFQATPADLILLDLMLPGMPGTEVCRQIRQDSAVPIIMVTAKSDEVDIVVGLELGADDYITKPYKSRELLARVRAVLRRRVSEEEDPGLDDTVLGAGTVVMDLNRHTVQVRGENVAMPLKEFELLEMLLRNTGRVLTRGQLIDRVWGSDYFGDTKTLDVHIKRIRSRIEDVPSEPKMLLTVRGLGYRFEG
- the ispD gene encoding 2-C-methyl-D-erythritol 4-phosphate cytidylyltransferase, with protein sequence MSVEPVVAVIVVAAGSGTRLGGDLPKAFRPLAGRSILEHALHPVFEMRREAQVVVVAPEAFRGEAQTMLTHVAGAAQEYASVVVGGASRQESVAAGLGALLPSVRIVLVHDAARALTPVSLLDNVVDAVAANARGIVPGLAVTDTIKRVDSEEMVVETVDREELRAMQTPQGFPRHALDAAYARADSEYTDDAALFAAAGGSVALIPGDARAFKITTPWDLNRAEHLLRPSGTEGIRVGVGVDVHAYDDNQELWLAGLHWPGETGLAGHSDGDAVAHAMTDALLSAARLGDIGSMFGTDDPRFAQACGEVFLIATRERLIAAGFHIENVAVQVIGNSPRFSARRTEAEAVLSGLIGAPVSLSATTTDRLGFAGRGEGLTAIATASLRATTAG
- the cysS gene encoding cysteine--tRNA ligase, whose product is MALHLYDSKAQELREFTPLNPGEAGIYVCGPTVQSSPHIGHLRSALVYDQLRRWLDYSGYRVTLVRNVTDIDDKVLANATDAEPWWALAYRMELEFNDGYRALGIAPPTYEPRATASIQQMHEIILRLIDRGHAYAASDDSGDVYFDVRSWPAYGALTRQSVDAMEDATDADPRGKRDPHDFALWKGRKDGEPASATWSSPWGPGRPGWHIECSAMSSRYLGGSFDIHGGGLDLRFPHHENELAQSTAAGDGFASYWVHNGLVNVGGQKMSKSLGNSLFAADLLASARPIVLRYYLGQAHYRSTIDFHDGALDEAAAALDRIESFLDRVERRLAETRFAGSGTPVPPADFVAAMDDDLAVPQALAVLHDTIRSGNAAIDGDDLAAAATAQAEVIAMTNILGINPLSATWNETGESAALFALDPLVQRLLGQREQARADRDFATADRIRDDLQAAGITIEDTPSGAHWSIDG
- the rlmB gene encoding 23S rRNA (guanosine(2251)-2'-O)-methyltransferase RlmB → MASNNGRPGAMRKAKKGASKGTGGLGRKSLEGKGPTPKAEDRTYHVAGKRKLAQERLAAARGGRGPAASKRTDANSSTAAPAPQPRRQKARQADESEIVTGRNAVLEALRAKIPASALYMATRIEYDERVKEIITIATGRGIPILEVMRPELDRMVSFDSVHQGLALKVPPYKYEHPEELLQKTISRAQKPLFVALDGITDPRNLGAILRSTAAFGGQGVIVPQRRSVGMTASAWRTSAGAAARTPVAMATNLTQTIKAFKAAGVFVIGLDGGGDTMLPGLELADRPILIVVGSEGKGLSRLVTENCDAIVSIPISAATESLNAGIAASVTLYEISRLRAETAAAKK
- a CDS encoding DUF4032 domain-containing protein, with product MSGSLNITSATVDPALLDLPWDLPLEAWPSETIASLPKGISRHLVRFANLSGYVVAVKETTTEMARGEYDMLRTLQRLDIPCVDPLAVITGRATGHGDELPSVLVTRHLRFSLPYRALFSQQLRPDTATRLVDALAVLLVRLHIVGFFWGDVSLSNTLFRRDAGAFAAYLVDAETGKLYPGGLSNGQRENDLEIARVNIAGELMDLEAGGRADEDLDPVKLSNGIVAAYRSLWTELTESESFSSTERWRISSRVDRLNELGFDIEELAIRTDEAGTTVRIQPKVVDAGHHQRRLLRLTGLDTGENQARRLLNDLDAYIAANGKQDLDEEMVAHEWLIRVFEPVVKAIPRDLKGKLEPAEVFHQLLEHRWHLSEMSGRDVPLAEALSSYINDVLRHRRDEATVIAPATEAITLPEDIEEAPPGTDWRDLV
- a CDS encoding ABC transporter ATP-binding protein, which translates into the protein MASVTFDNATRMYPGGTRAAVDKLNLEVADGEFLVLVGPSGCGKSTSLRMLAGLEEVNDGRILIGDRDVTDIPPKDRDIAMVFQNYALYPHMTVAENMGFALKIAGVGKEERAARVLEAAKLLDLEDYLTRKPKALSGGQRQRVAMGRAIVRQPQVFLMDEPLSNLDAKLRVQTRTQIASLQRRLGVTTVYVTHDQTEALTMGDRIAVLKDGLLQQVGTPRDLYEKPENVFVAGFIGSPAMNLLQVGLTDGGAQFGSSIVPVERETLSQTSAPKATIGVRPEDIRVTEDPNAGLEVVVDLVEELGADGYLYGHADIDGIRTDLVARVDGRIHPYAGETVRLEVLPNHLHVFDVESGLRLSKPTVSA
- a CDS encoding DsbA family protein, which encodes MSNSTEPDRQEGSSVRESVRVRAAEIRSAQRKKDIALRSLLIGAGVIVVAAIVVAVTMTFATTETSANTGPANMASNGAVVGADLKTVRTESLPVTDAPRPTPIDPAVPNIRVYIDYLSADSGEFEKANGELLKGFAQDGVATVEIHPLAILTGKSAGSQYSLRSANAAACVANYSPDTFFAFNQALFADQPTEGTTGHDDKKLLSIASQAGASDTREIGKCIDKVTYKTWVSNATDRALADPIPDSKLDRLKGVPTIIVNDKVYTGAPGDSKEFRAFVLSVASEAQNKATASATPEPAEEAPAEEAPAEEAPAAG